A stretch of DNA from Silvanigrella paludirubra:
TGTTTTAATAATTCAATCAACTTTTCTGTATCAAAATCAGGCCACAATACTTCATTGAAAAAAAGCTCAGCATAAGCAAGTTGCCAAAGTAAAAAATTGCTAACACGATATTCTCCACTAGTTCTGATAAACATATCTAGAGGAGGGAGTCCTTGAGTATCTAAACAACTTTCGAAAATTTGCTCATCAATGTCATCAGGATAAATTAGATTCTCTTTTACTTTTTCAACAATTTTTCTTACTGCTCTTAGAATTTCACCATGAGAACCATAACTTAAAGCAACACATAGATGCATCCCTGTATTATGATAAGTGTCTTTTTCAAGTGCTGAGATTAATTCTATGATATCTGAAGAAAGTTTTCTACGATCTCCGATAACCCTAAATCTAACATTATTTTCGGTAATTCTTTTATGCTCTTTTCGGATGTACCATCTTAATAAGCCCATTATACCGCCTACCTCTTCTTCTGGACGGCGCCAGTTTTCATCAGAAAAAGCAAACAAGGTTAGTGCTTCAATGCCAATATTTCCACAAAACTCAGTTATTTCTTGGACGCGTTCCACACCTTTGCGATGTCCTGCAATTCTTGGTAAGTGTTTTTTTGAAGCCCATCTTCCATTTCCATCCATAACTATTCCTATGTGACGGGGTAGTTTCAGAGGATTAAGTTTCGATTTATCACAATATATATTCATAGTTTTGCCTGTATTATAACTGCCTTGATAAATAAATACACATTTCTTAATTACCGAGCTTGAAGGCTAGATAATTATCCTAATTACAATTGTGCAATCTGGCACAACTAAAGACTTAAGATCAAGCTTCCTTATGAGTTGATTTAGAATTGACAGCACTTATCTATCGCATTACCTTAGCATGCTCTGTTGAGAACTTTAAATGCCTTTATCTAAAGCAGGATTAAATATGTCTTCTAATCTCTCCCAAAATAAAAAAACCGTATTAAGCACACAAGGATATAGAGGGACAAGAGATTTTTTCCCTAATGACCAACGCCTACAAAATTATGTATACTCGAAAATTCATAAATTAATGCACTCCTTCGGATACGAAGAATATAATGGTCCCATTGTTGAACATCTTGAATTATATGCGGCAAAATCAAGTGAAGAAATTGTGAGAGAACAGCTCTATTCTTTTAAAGATAAAGGGGATAGAACTCTCGCTATTCGCCCTGAAATGACTCCTACTTTGGCAAGAATGGTTGCTTCAAAACAAAAAGAATTATTAAAACCAATACGCTGGTATAGTATTCCAACATGTATGCGTTTTGAACGTCCGCAAAGAGGACGTCTTCGTGAGTTTGATCAATTAAATGTTGATATTTTTGGTGGTAATTCTTTAGATGAAGACATAGAAATTATTTTATCAGCAGTAGATGTTCTTAAATGTGTTGGTGCAAAATATGAAGATTTTGAAGTAAAAATAAATCATAGGGGAATTATTAATTCATTTTTAAGCAATATTATGAATGTACCAGAAGGTAACATATCTTCTCTTTTAAGACTTTTAGATAAAAAAGATAAATTAAGTTCTGATGAGTTTAGTGTTGAATGTAAAAAATTAAATTTAACTCAAGACCAAACAAATAATTTAGATCAATTCTTAAATTCATCTATTGAAGAAATCATTTCTTTATTAGGCGATTATGCCGCTCCTGCAAAAGAATTAAAAAATAGAATTGATTCTTTAATAGAACTTACTTCTGAAAAAGTGATTAAATTTTCGCCTGAAATTATGCGTGGGTTTGATTATTATACAGGAATGGTCTTTGAAGTATTTGATAAACATCCAGATAATCAAAGAGCATTATTTGGTGGTGGCCGTTACGATAATTTAATTGCTGCTTTTGGTGGTGATGATTTAGCAGGTGTAGGCTATGGAATGGGCGATGTCGCTATCATAAATTTTATGGAAGTACATGGTTATCTTCCTGAATTAAAAAAAGAGACAGATGTTTGTGTAATCCGTTTTTCTGAATCTGATCGTATTTCTGCATTAAAATTGTCGAAAGAATTAAGAGCTCTAGGATTAAACACAGAATCTCCAGTTACTTTAAGTAAATTTGGAAAACAAATTCAAAATGCCGAAAAAGTAGGAGCAAAGGCTGTAGCATTTCGTGGAAATGATGAAATGGTCAATAATACTTTTTGTGTAAAATGGTTATTAACTGGCGAGCAAGAGATTTATAATTATGAAAAGGAAGGCTTTGATCTTTTTTATAAAAAACTAAAAATGAATTGATATTTATTATAATGTTAAATTATTTTAATTTGTATAAATGTAAGATATTACATTTTTTACTGATCTAATAAAAATGTATAATCATATCATCTTGCATTGCAGCCAGAATTTTTTGTTTAAATATATAGGATATTTGAATTTTAGAGTCATTTCTTCAATGTAATAAAGAATTATAAAATCATAGATGTTTTCACATATTTTTTTTATAAAAATTTACTTATATTTAAAATTAATTATTTTGGAATATTTAGAATTAATAAAATTTCTTTATTGACAAGATTATATTCCATAAAGGTTTCATATGAGCTATCTTTTATTTCTTGCAAATTAAGCAAGTAGCTTAAATTCTATTTTGAATTTTCTTCAAAATAGAATTTAAAAATAGATAAAATTCTTCAAATTATTTATTCAATATTTTATAGTATTTTTTTCATAAAAATTTAATTGGAAATGCTTATTTTATTTAAGCTATTTAAGATGCTGTTCACTAAAATTTTTTCTTTTCCTTGAAAATAAAAATGACCACCCTCATATTCATTTTGTGAAAATTCATTTTCTGTAAAGTTTCTCCAATTTGACATTTCAATTGGTGAAGCTTTCATATCTTTCATTCCTGAAAAAATTGAAATTGGAATTTTAAGTTTTTCAAAATAAATAGGATTGTTATTTAGATTATGAAATAGAGTTAAATCATTTTTTATAACAGGCAAAAATAAATTTAAAAGTTCAGATGAGTTAAAAAATTCATCAGGTGTTCCCCCTATATCTTTCATCCATTTGATTAATTGTTCAGATGAATTTAGATATTCAGGTAAAGAAACATCTTTTTTTATTAAATTGGGAGGTTTTGTTGCTGATATTCCAAGCCATATCAGTGAGTTTTCTTTTTGGAAAGATAATTGATGTGCAATTTCATATGAAATATAACCGCCTAAGCTGTGTCCAAAAAGAGCAAGAGGTACATCATTTAAATTTTTTAAATATTTATCAACAAAATTTTGTAATTCATCTCTATTTCTAACAAAATCTTCTGAAAAATCTATCCCTCGATTTGGAAGATCTAAAAAACAGATATCCCAATTTTCTGGAAAAAAATTGCAAAAATTAAAATAAGTTGTAGAAGAACCACCTGCATGATGATTGATTAAAAGTCTTAATTTTGGATCTTTAATTTCATTTTTTTTATAAATATATTTATTGTATTTTATCATAAAATCTCCAAAGAATAATTTTTAATAATTATTCATTAAAATTAAATTTGAAGAATTAGGTAAAATCACTTTTCTTTCGATGAATTACCCAATTCATTATCACAGATTTTCTACCAAAAAAATATCTTTTGGGAAAACAAGCTTTTTGGTAATTATCCCACTCAATTAATATTTTATGGGCTTTTCTTAATTTAATAGTTGGGATTTTTGGAAGAAGATGGTGTGTTAAATGATAGTTATCTCCAAAAGGAAAAAAAATCATACTTGATAATTTATTTGGCATTGATCTTGTACTTTTTATAATTCCATTGATTTCAAGTCCAGCATGATCTGAAATTTCCATAAATACTTTTAAAAAATGATATAATGTTGCTTTTGATACAAACCAAAGTATTAAGAATATAATTACTTTTTTTAATGAAAAAATATAAATTAAAGTAACTAAAAAAATAAACCACCAGAAAAAAACTTCTAAAATTTCTTTATAATTAAAATAATATAAATTTCCAAAATTAGAACTTTTAAGCCATTTTTTATTTCGAATTGCCATTATATAAATTTGGTAACAACTTTTTTTTTGAGTTGGATCAAGTTCATTTATAAAAACAAAGTCTGGATCTTTGTTTTTTATTCCTAAATAACGATGATGTGCTAAATGAGATTTTCTAAAATATTTTGTTTTTTCAAATAGTGGATATCCTGCAAAAAAATTTGATAAATATTCATTTAATTTTTGATTGGAATATAAATTATTATGCGAAGCGTCATGTAAAATATTGCGAAGAGTTCTTTGATTAATACTAATTATAACTATAGATATAGGAAAAAATAAAAAGTGAATCCCTGCGGTTAAATACCAGCCAATGAAAATGCCACTCCAAAGATACAAAATTAAAAATGTTGAAAAAAGAGAAGATGGGTTTTCCAATTTTTTAAAATATTTTATTTTTTCTTTTGAATGAATAAAGTTTAAAGTATCAGAAATATCTTTTATATTTTTATGAAGAATGTTTTTTTCTAATTCAGCATTAGAACAATTTTGCTCATTCATTTTATTTAACCTTTTAATATTATATATAATTTTGTTTATTATATTTAATTAAAAGAGTCAAATCCTTTTTTTGAATGAATCCTGGATTAGTCAAAATGACTTCTTAACATCCAGGCTGTTTTTTCATGTTCTTCAATGCGAGCGGTTAGAAAATCGCTTGTTCCTGCATCTCCAGCTTTATTTGTTTCTTCGATCCAAGATCTTAAGTTGCGAATGATAGTTTCGTGATCTTCTAATAATATTTTGATCATTTCTCTATCTTTTGGAACTTCTTTTGTTTCTTTAAGACAAGTTAATTCTTTTAATTGGGAATATGTTGCAGGAACAAATTCTCCCAAAGAACGAATACGTTCTGCTATTTCATCTAAGCTATCGAATAGAGCATTATATTGTGTATCAAATAACTTGTGAAGGTTTTCAAAATACATTCCCGTCACATTCCAATGGAAATTGTGAGTTTTTAAATATAAATAGTACGAGTCTGCTAAGTAGTGAGAAAGTATTTCTACAATTTTAGCGCTATCCGATTTATTTATTCCTATATTTGCTTTCATACGTTTTCCTTTCAGAAATGAAGTTTATTTTCCTTCAATATTTTCAGGCTAGCATACTTTTTGGGGAGTTACTAGTAATTTAGACTAATTCTAAATATATAATTAGTATTATTTATATTTTTGTTATTGGTTTTATGAAGTTAAGTAGGGTAAGAGTATTAATATCGATCTCAGCTATTTATCTGGGCGAACGTAATCTAATAATCTTTTTTTGATATGTTTTGGCTTTAAGGCATGAATCTCAGGAACAATTCCGGCAAGTGGCATAGCATATTGATAAAATTCTTCTGTAACCCCATTTTCTTCACTATTAATCATACTCTTAGGCATTAATTTTGTTTTTTGAGCAACAAGTTTTAAATCACAAAGTGAAGTTTCACATTTATAAGTATCTCCAGGCAGGCGGATTAATGTAACCATTTTATCCGATTCTCCTTTCATCATATAGTGAACTCCCATGGATCCTACTAAAAAGGCATCGGCTTGATCAGTAGGAGAAGCCATTCCAGCAAGAGATCTTTGTAAATAACCAAGGGTATCGGCACGGCAGCGTAACTTTCCAAATGCTGTATTATATACTAAGTTTTTCTTGATTAAATTTGATAAATAATCGCCAAGTTTTCCTGAGCTTGATAATAGGGCGTTACCAAATTCATCTTTTTCACCAGCAAATTTTTCTTCACCAAGTTGATCTGCAATTCCCTCTGCTACAACAATAGTAGCTCTGCCAATACGATTATAGGTTTTTTGAACATCAGATAAAAATTTCTTCTCATTAAATTCAACTTCAGGAAGATAAATTAGATGAGGACCAACTTCATCATCATCTTCAATATCAATATGGCCTTTTTTTGCTAATGCCGTAGCTGCAGCGATCCAACCAGCATGTCTGCCCATAACAACATTTATTTTAACACTATTGAAAAAACTTCTATTATCAAGGTCATCTCCAGCAATAATGTGAGAAACAACCTTTGCAACACTTCCGTATCCAGGGCAATGATTTGTTACCATTAAGTCATTATCAATTGTTTTTGGGATATGTAGAATACGAACATCATATTGACGTTTATTTGCTTCTTCACGAATAAGTTGTGCTGCTTCAGCAGAGTCATTACCACCATTATAAAAAACAAACTTAATATTGTGGGCTGTAAAAACTTCAAAAATGCGATTAAGATCACTGTGTCTTGGTTTAATGCGGGCAGAGCCTAACGCAGCTCCTGGAGAATTGGCTATTGTGCGCCAAACTCTGGTATCTTCACTAGAAAGATCAATTAGATTTTCATAGAGAACACCATGGAGTCCATGGTATGCTCCATATACATGATTAATTTTATCTGGATAGTCTCTGCTTGCTCCCATAATTCCAGCAAGAGATTGATTGATCACAGCGGTAGGCCCACCTGATTGAATTATAAGAGCATTACCTTGAAGTGTCATGAGTGAAATCTCCAAAAATAAAAAATTATAGCAATTTGAGATGCTATAATTGTTAAATTACATTTATTAACTTACACTACCGAATATTAAATGCAATATCAAGTGGCTTGTCCTTAATAATTACATCCAAAGCCCTTCACTTCTTTCTGCGCCTGTAGAAATATAAACGCTAGGGACATCTATAAATTCTTCTACTTTTTTAATAAAAGCTTTATATTGTTTATTTAGATTTTGTCCTGATGCAACTTCTTCCCAGCCATCAACAAATTCTATTACAGGTTCAACGCTTTCCCATGCAGATGGTGTCATTGGATAGCCGACCATTTCTTTTTGTGTTCTCTTGTCACGATATGATGTGATAATTCCAATATGCTCAAGTCCTGCAAGAACATCTGCTTTCATAATAGCTAAACCTGTTAGGCCATTTACTTTGGTAAGGTAACGAAGTGCAACAAGATCGAGCCATCCTACGGAACGTGGACGACCTGTATTTGTCCCAAATTCATTTCCACGTTTGCGAAGTTCATCTGCAAAATCACCAAAGAGTTCAGCAGGGTAAGGTCCATTACCAACTCTTGTAGAATAGGCTTTAATAACACCAACAATATTTGTGATCTTCCAAGGAGGAATGCCTAAACCGCCAGCACATGAGCCAGAAACTAAATTACTGGATGTTACAAAAGGATATGTCCCAAAGCTAACATCTAGCATAGCGCCTTGTGCGCCTTCCAATAAAAGTCTACCGCCTTGAGCCATACGATTGTTGGCAATCATGGCGAGGTCTTTCATATATGGTCTAAGTTGTTCAGCTGTTTCAAGGAATTCTTCAAGAACTTTTGGTTCTAAACCTTCGTTTAATTGGGGCTGTGATTTTAGCCATGCTCTAAAATTATCTGGATTTGCAATTTCTGCAATTCGTGGTCCTTCTCTATAAGCACGGCTTGCATATGTTGGGCCAATGCCTCTTCCAGTTGTTCCGATTTTTGAGGTACTTTTTGAACGCTCTAGCTCTCTTTTGAGATCCATATTTTTATGGTATGGTAAAATTACACTTGCACGGTAGTCTACGTGTAGTCTTTCTGGAGTAATATCGTATCCTTGAGCCTTTATTTTTTTAATTTCATCTCTTAACACAAAAGGATCAACGACAACTCCTGCTCCAATTCCAATTTCGCAATTTTCTCTTAAAATACCAGATGGAAGAAGCTGAGTCACAATTTTTTCGCCGTTAACCCATATTGTATGTCCAGCATTATTACCGCCTTGCACACGGCAAACGAGGTCTGCTTGCTCTGCAAGAACATCTACAAGCTTTCCTTTTCCTTCGTCACCATATTGGACTCCAAGGACGAGTGTGGCAGATCCATGTTGTAGCTTCATTCTTTTCTCCCAAGTGTTTTTCTATACAATCACTTCTATGTGTGTATTTGCTTTGTGAAATAAGAACAGATTTCTGTTCGCGCAACTCTCACACATCCATTTTTAATCTTCAACATTTTAAGGTATGATTTGTGCATCATTTGATAGGAGAAATTTTGTGCAGAACTCTTTGAATGACTTTCGTTCCGCCTTGTTTGCTGGAGATTTTTATTTAGCTGAAAATATTGGATTAGTTCAAATCCAACAAAACGGCGAAAAAGCTGATTGGCTAAATGAATTGGGTATTTTATATTTAATGAAAGGAGATCTTCCTGAAGCTCTTCGTTTTTTTGATAGAGCCGTAGCTTCAGATAGTAATTTTATAGAAGCTCAATTTAATGCCTCTATTATTTTGAGTGATCTTGGGTTTTATGATGAGGCGGCGACTCGATTTGCAGATGCTTGCAAAAGAGAAGGAACACTTCTGGCTCAAAAACATTATGATATGTTTTTATTTTATCAATCCGTTCGTCGCTTTTCTGAAGCAGAGGAGGAAATTAAAAAAGCAATAGCACTATATCAAAACACCGATTATATTATTGAACTAGCAAGAAATTATCTTGAACTACAAAAATATGATGAAGCATTAGAACAAATAAATCATATTCTTACGATCGATCCAAATCATCCTATTGCAATAAATTTAAAATCACAGTGCATGCAATCAAAAGAAAACTTTATTACGAATCCAAACTCTGCTAAAGACATGGAAAGTAAATTATTAGCTTAAAAAGTTAATAATATTTTTTGTTTTTATCTTAGAAAGAAATCGATATATGAAGTTATTTTTTGTATTAGTATGTACTTTATTATTTCCTATTTTCTCTTTTTCTAAAGAGTTATGTATTAAAAATGATAAAGGAATTTTTTGTGGGGTTGAAGTTACTGTTGAAGAAAAAAATAATAATAAACCTGAAAAAAAAAGGGAATGTGTAGAGTTTAAAGGTAGCAAATTTTGCGGATATGATTGTAAAAAAACAATATTTGGCGCTGACTGCAAAAGAGAAAAAGACGAAAAATGTATTGAAAATATAAATGGTGTTATTTGTGGTTATAATTGCAAAGAAAGTGTTACAGTATCTGGTTGTGCTTCTAAGCCATTTTATGAATGTGTCATTCGATTTGGTGAAGTAAAATGTGGAACGGATTGCAAGTCAAAATATGGAAATTTGGAATGTGGTGAAGATGATCCAAATGCAAAATATATTAAATAATCATAATTCCATTTAAATTTCTGAATAATGTTTTGAAAATAAATCTGTTTGGAAT
This window harbors:
- a CDS encoding fatty acid desaturase — translated: MNEQNCSNAELEKNILHKNIKDISDTLNFIHSKEKIKYFKKLENPSSLFSTFLILYLWSGIFIGWYLTAGIHFLFFPISIVIISINQRTLRNILHDASHNNLYSNQKLNEYLSNFFAGYPLFEKTKYFRKSHLAHHRYLGIKNKDPDFVFINELDPTQKKSCYQIYIMAIRNKKWLKSSNFGNLYYFNYKEILEVFFWWFIFLVTLIYIFSLKKVIIFLILWFVSKATLYHFLKVFMEISDHAGLEINGIIKSTRSMPNKLSSMIFFPFGDNYHLTHHLLPKIPTIKLRKAHKILIEWDNYQKACFPKRYFFGRKSVIMNWVIHRKKSDFT
- a CDS encoding isoprenyl transferase — protein: MNIYCDKSKLNPLKLPRHIGIVMDGNGRWASKKHLPRIAGHRKGVERVQEITEFCGNIGIEALTLFAFSDENWRRPEEEVGGIMGLLRWYIRKEHKRITENNVRFRVIGDRRKLSSDIIELISALEKDTYHNTGMHLCVALSYGSHGEILRAVRKIVEKVKENLIYPDDIDEQIFESCLDTQGLPPLDMFIRTSGEYRVSNFLLWQLAYAELFFNEVLWPDFDTEKLIELLKQYSLRERRFGMTPEQVSLKQNESAIYLKR
- a CDS encoding Dps family protein; this encodes MKANIGINKSDSAKIVEILSHYLADSYYLYLKTHNFHWNVTGMYFENLHKLFDTQYNALFDSLDEIAERIRSLGEFVPATYSQLKELTCLKETKEVPKDREMIKILLEDHETIIRNLRSWIEETNKAGDAGTSDFLTARIEEHEKTAWMLRSHFD
- the hisS gene encoding histidine--tRNA ligase, whose protein sequence is MSSNLSQNKKTVLSTQGYRGTRDFFPNDQRLQNYVYSKIHKLMHSFGYEEYNGPIVEHLELYAAKSSEEIVREQLYSFKDKGDRTLAIRPEMTPTLARMVASKQKELLKPIRWYSIPTCMRFERPQRGRLREFDQLNVDIFGGNSLDEDIEIILSAVDVLKCVGAKYEDFEVKINHRGIINSFLSNIMNVPEGNISSLLRLLDKKDKLSSDEFSVECKKLNLTQDQTNNLDQFLNSSIEEIISLLGDYAAPAKELKNRIDSLIELTSEKVIKFSPEIMRGFDYYTGMVFEVFDKHPDNQRALFGGGRYDNLIAAFGGDDLAGVGYGMGDVAIINFMEVHGYLPELKKETDVCVIRFSESDRISALKLSKELRALGLNTESPVTLSKFGKQIQNAEKVGAKAVAFRGNDEMVNNTFCVKWLLTGEQEIYNYEKEGFDLFYKKLKMN
- a CDS encoding adenylosuccinate synthase produces the protein MKLQHGSATLVLGVQYGDEGKGKLVDVLAEQADLVCRVQGGNNAGHTIWVNGEKIVTQLLPSGILRENCEIGIGAGVVVDPFVLRDEIKKIKAQGYDITPERLHVDYRASVILPYHKNMDLKRELERSKSTSKIGTTGRGIGPTYASRAYREGPRIAEIANPDNFRAWLKSQPQLNEGLEPKVLEEFLETAEQLRPYMKDLAMIANNRMAQGGRLLLEGAQGAMLDVSFGTYPFVTSSNLVSGSCAGGLGIPPWKITNIVGVIKAYSTRVGNGPYPAELFGDFADELRKRGNEFGTNTGRPRSVGWLDLVALRYLTKVNGLTGLAIMKADVLAGLEHIGIITSYRDKRTQKEMVGYPMTPSAWESVEPVIEFVDGWEEVASGQNLNKQYKAFIKKVEEFIDVPSVYISTGAERSEGLWM
- a CDS encoding thioesterase II family protein, which translates into the protein MIKYNKYIYKKNEIKDPKLRLLINHHAGGSSTTYFNFCNFFPENWDICFLDLPNRGIDFSEDFVRNRDELQNFVDKYLKNLNDVPLALFGHSLGGYISYEIAHQLSFQKENSLIWLGISATKPPNLIKKDVSLPEYLNSSEQLIKWMKDIGGTPDEFFNSSELLNLFLPVIKNDLTLFHNLNNNPIYFEKLKIPISIFSGMKDMKASPIEMSNWRNFTENEFSQNEYEGGHFYFQGKEKILVNSILNSLNKISISN
- a CDS encoding tetratricopeptide repeat protein, whose product is MQNSLNDFRSALFAGDFYLAENIGLVQIQQNGEKADWLNELGILYLMKGDLPEALRFFDRAVASDSNFIEAQFNASIILSDLGFYDEAATRFADACKREGTLLAQKHYDMFLFYQSVRRFSEAEEEIKKAIALYQNTDYIIELARNYLELQKYDEALEQINHILTIDPNHPIAINLKSQCMQSKENFITNPNSAKDMESKLLA
- a CDS encoding diphosphate--fructose-6-phosphate 1-phosphotransferase, coding for MTLQGNALIIQSGGPTAVINQSLAGIMGASRDYPDKINHVYGAYHGLHGVLYENLIDLSSEDTRVWRTIANSPGAALGSARIKPRHSDLNRIFEVFTAHNIKFVFYNGGNDSAEAAQLIREEANKRQYDVRILHIPKTIDNDLMVTNHCPGYGSVAKVVSHIIAGDDLDNRSFFNSVKINVVMGRHAGWIAAATALAKKGHIDIEDDDEVGPHLIYLPEVEFNEKKFLSDVQKTYNRIGRATIVVAEGIADQLGEEKFAGEKDEFGNALLSSSGKLGDYLSNLIKKNLVYNTAFGKLRCRADTLGYLQRSLAGMASPTDQADAFLVGSMGVHYMMKGESDKMVTLIRLPGDTYKCETSLCDLKLVAQKTKLMPKSMINSEENGVTEEFYQYAMPLAGIVPEIHALKPKHIKKRLLDYVRPDK